A stretch of the Symmachiella macrocystis genome encodes the following:
- a CDS encoding MarR family winged helix-turn-helix transcriptional regulator, producing MNANQLHTTIDSIAGECIAVRMRMLNRDVTKIYDVALRPLSLKVSQMNILIAAGKMGIARPAEVCARLHLDVSTLSRNVERMKARGWLEVISDADGRAQPFRLTSEGEKLLKKAVPAWEKAQHKATALLGDDFVELLGQTAQRLSLDTQSH from the coding sequence ATGAATGCCAATCAACTCCATACGACAATTGACTCCATTGCCGGAGAATGCATCGCCGTGCGAATGAGAATGCTCAATCGGGACGTAACGAAGATTTACGACGTCGCCTTAAGACCACTGAGCCTCAAGGTGAGCCAAATGAATATCCTTATTGCCGCTGGCAAGATGGGTATCGCTCGGCCGGCAGAGGTCTGTGCGAGGTTACATTTGGATGTGTCGACATTGAGCCGCAATGTGGAGCGTATGAAGGCGCGGGGTTGGCTGGAGGTCATTTCAGACGCGGATGGCAGAGCGCAGCCATTCCGTCTTACAAGCGAAGGAGAGAAACTTTTGAAGAAAGCGGTTCCAGCGTGGGAAAAGGCCCAGCATAAAGCCACCGCCCTACTCGGTGACGATTTCGTCGAGTTGTTGGGGCAAACCGCGCAACGTTTGAGTTTAGACACTCAGTCACATTGA
- a CDS encoding YeiH family protein: MVDEPRAADEFQPENDEVLPTYASGLTEDWWAVILGGAILAVAFSAVYTYGQSEESPADFTNPLAEWIRKPGSWTDNPAVSLIKDGNYSVLLGTIAVCAASLVVFGVGQWGMGKSFSRFACGFLAVALLATLAFVMAGQATVKLYHLGYALWAIVLGLLISNTIGTPAFIKPAVKTEFYIKTGLVVLGAEILFGKLLALGKPGIIIAWVVTPIVLTTTYWFGQRILRMASRTLNITIAADMSVCGVSAAIATAAACRAKKEELTLAVGMSMLFTVIMMIIMPVFITTVGIDKTVGAAWMGGTIDATGAVAAAGEFLGDEYTPVAMTVKMIQNILIGVIAFAVSVYWTIYVDRGEKSQKVSLWEIWYRFPKFIVGFVGASIIFSFIHETLPEGPAVLDAMIGGTTKTLRGWFFCLAFVSIGLETNFRELGASLQGGKPLILYVCGQTLNLSLTLLMAWLMFKVVFPEAATALIK, encoded by the coding sequence ATGGTGGACGAGCCCAGGGCAGCTGATGAATTCCAACCAGAAAACGATGAGGTCCTTCCCACGTATGCCTCCGGATTGACGGAGGATTGGTGGGCGGTCATTTTAGGCGGCGCGATTCTGGCTGTCGCATTTTCCGCTGTCTATACCTACGGTCAGTCGGAGGAATCGCCAGCCGATTTTACGAACCCGCTGGCGGAATGGATTCGCAAACCGGGAAGTTGGACGGACAATCCGGCAGTGTCGTTGATCAAAGACGGTAATTATTCTGTACTATTAGGGACGATTGCCGTGTGTGCCGCGAGCTTGGTGGTTTTCGGCGTCGGTCAGTGGGGGATGGGAAAGTCGTTTTCTCGTTTTGCTTGCGGATTTCTTGCCGTGGCTTTGTTGGCGACGTTGGCTTTCGTGATGGCGGGGCAGGCGACGGTTAAGTTGTATCATCTGGGATATGCGCTGTGGGCCATTGTGTTGGGATTGCTGATTAGCAACACGATTGGCACGCCGGCATTCATTAAGCCGGCCGTCAAAACGGAATTTTACATCAAGACTGGTTTGGTCGTTCTCGGAGCCGAGATTCTATTCGGCAAATTGCTGGCGTTGGGCAAACCGGGGATCATCATTGCCTGGGTGGTGACCCCCATCGTATTGACCACGACGTATTGGTTCGGCCAACGCATTCTCCGCATGGCGTCGCGGACATTGAATATCACGATCGCCGCCGACATGTCGGTGTGCGGTGTTTCAGCGGCAATTGCGACTGCGGCTGCCTGTCGTGCGAAGAAAGAGGAATTGACGTTGGCTGTGGGGATGTCGATGCTGTTCACCGTGATCATGATGATCATCATGCCGGTGTTTATCACCACAGTCGGGATCGACAAAACCGTGGGCGCTGCCTGGATGGGAGGGACCATCGATGCCACGGGTGCGGTGGCGGCGGCGGGTGAGTTTCTGGGTGATGAGTACACCCCCGTTGCGATGACCGTAAAAATGATCCAGAACATTCTGATTGGCGTGATCGCGTTTGCCGTATCGGTGTACTGGACGATTTATGTCGATCGCGGCGAGAAATCGCAAAAAGTGAGCCTGTGGGAAATCTGGTATCGCTTTCCGAAATTTATTGTCGGTTTCGTCGGCGCGTCGATCATCTTTTCGTTCATTCACGAAACGCTGCCGGAAGGGCCGGCGGTCCTGGATGCCATGATCGGGGGAACGACAAAAACGCTTCGCGGGTGGTTTTTCTGTTTGGCCTTCGTCAGCATCGGCCTGGAAACAAATTTCCGGGAATTGGGAGCGTCATTACAGGGGGGCAAACCGCTGATTCTGTATGTTTGTGGACAGACTCTCAACTTGAGCCTGACGTTACTCATGGCTTGGCTGATGTTCAAAGTGGTGTTCCCCGAAGCAGCCACCGCCTTGATCAAATAA
- a CDS encoding SDR family oxidoreductase yields MSILDRFSLAGKVALVTAGAGPQFGSSLSEGLAEAGATVITASRSLERNQEFAAQLREKGYDAHGMEFELGDPESTQQLHDQIISRFGKLDVLVNSALQRAGHVGDLKAQNMDVWRKAGEGDLGGLFHICQLFVEDMARQGGGSIVNISSIYGVVSNDPTLYEGTDMVQPPTYTFVKAGMINFTRYLASYYGKQGIRANCISPGGYFNNQPQSFVDNYTKRVPVGRMLDNEDIKGAVVFLASDASSYITGDNLMVDGGWTCI; encoded by the coding sequence ATGAGTATCTTGGACCGTTTTTCGCTTGCCGGAAAAGTTGCCCTCGTGACCGCCGGAGCGGGACCTCAATTCGGCAGCAGCCTTTCCGAAGGACTCGCTGAGGCAGGCGCCACGGTGATCACTGCTTCGCGATCACTGGAGCGAAATCAGGAGTTTGCAGCTCAGCTGCGCGAAAAAGGTTACGACGCGCACGGAATGGAGTTCGAATTGGGGGACCCCGAATCGACGCAGCAGCTACACGATCAAATCATCAGCCGCTTCGGAAAACTCGACGTGTTGGTGAATAGCGCACTGCAACGCGCCGGACATGTCGGCGACTTGAAGGCGCAAAACATGGACGTGTGGCGCAAGGCGGGCGAAGGGGATTTGGGCGGGTTGTTTCACATCTGCCAACTCTTTGTGGAAGACATGGCACGTCAAGGCGGCGGATCGATTGTCAATATTTCCAGCATCTACGGCGTGGTCTCGAATGATCCCACGTTGTACGAAGGGACCGACATGGTCCAGCCGCCGACCTATACGTTCGTCAAAGCGGGGATGATTAATTTCACGCGGTATTTGGCGAGTTACTACGGCAAGCAAGGCATACGGGCCAACTGCATCAGCCCCGGCGGGTACTTCAATAATCAACCACAATCGTTTGTGGACAACTACACCAAGCGCGTTCCGGTCGGCCGCATGCTGGACAACGAAGACATCAAAGGAGCCGTTGTCTTTTTAGCCTCCGACGCGAGCAGCTACATCACCGGTGACAACCTCATGGTCGACGGTGGCTGGACCTGCATTTGA
- a CDS encoding SCP2 sterol-binding domain-containing protein, translated as MKISEHPTVKQIHSRQTPHIAQQSKPLDADWLRQLAFDAGADDVGFVQIDRHEIDDQRDDILNAFPRTKTLISYIVRMNREPLRTPARSVANLEFHHVGDKINEIGRNLVRTLEDRGIRALNPAMGFPMEMDNFPGKIWVVSHKPVAVAAGLGMMGIHRNVIHQKFGNFILLGTVLIDAEVSQYGQPIDFNPCLECKLCVAACPVGAISPQGEFNFSACYSHNYREFMGGFTDWTEEVADSKNRFDYRKRVNDSESASMWQSLSFGANYKAAYCLSVCPAGEDVIGPYLASKKTHLKEILKPLQEKEETIYVLKNSDAEAYVAKRFANKQTKYVGNSLRPGSISGFLQGVPLVFQPGKSNGLNATYHFTFTGAENRKATIVIQDKKIFTEEGHHGEPDLRVTADTKTWLGFLAKEKNIAWALLRRKIRLKGSPRLLLAFGKCFPM; from the coding sequence ATGAAGATCTCCGAACATCCAACCGTCAAGCAGATACACTCCCGACAGACGCCTCACATTGCTCAACAATCCAAGCCACTTGATGCCGATTGGCTACGCCAACTCGCTTTTGACGCCGGTGCCGATGATGTTGGCTTCGTCCAGATCGACCGTCACGAAATCGATGATCAACGGGATGACATACTGAATGCATTTCCCCGCACGAAGACCCTCATTAGCTATATCGTGCGCATGAACCGAGAGCCACTCCGCACTCCAGCCCGTAGCGTGGCCAATCTTGAATTCCACCATGTCGGCGACAAAATCAACGAGATCGGTCGCAATCTGGTCAGGACGTTGGAAGATCGGGGCATCCGGGCACTCAATCCGGCCATGGGCTTCCCGATGGAGATGGATAACTTCCCCGGAAAGATTTGGGTCGTGTCCCATAAGCCTGTCGCCGTCGCTGCAGGTCTGGGAATGATGGGAATTCACCGTAATGTCATTCACCAGAAATTCGGCAATTTCATATTGTTGGGAACAGTCTTGATTGATGCCGAGGTATCGCAATACGGTCAACCCATCGACTTCAACCCTTGCCTCGAATGCAAACTTTGTGTAGCAGCTTGCCCAGTGGGAGCGATCTCACCGCAGGGCGAGTTCAATTTCTCGGCCTGTTACTCGCATAACTATCGGGAATTCATGGGTGGCTTTACCGACTGGACGGAAGAAGTCGCCGACAGCAAGAACCGATTTGATTATCGCAAACGCGTGAACGACTCGGAGTCTGCCTCGATGTGGCAGAGCCTTTCCTTCGGTGCGAACTACAAAGCGGCGTATTGCCTGTCCGTATGCCCTGCGGGTGAGGATGTAATCGGTCCGTACCTGGCTAGCAAAAAGACGCACCTGAAAGAGATTTTAAAACCACTCCAAGAAAAAGAAGAAACAATCTATGTCCTGAAGAACTCTGACGCTGAAGCGTACGTTGCCAAGCGGTTCGCGAATAAACAAACCAAGTACGTCGGGAATAGCCTGCGGCCCGGCAGCATCAGCGGCTTTCTGCAAGGAGTGCCGCTTGTATTTCAGCCGGGCAAATCAAACGGTCTGAACGCCACATACCACTTTACTTTCACGGGAGCGGAAAACCGCAAGGCGACTATCGTGATCCAAGACAAAAAGATTTTCACCGAAGAAGGGCATCACGGAGAACCGGATTTACGTGTCACCGCTGATACGAAAACGTGGCTCGGTTTTTTAGCGAAAGAGAAGAATATCGCCTGGGCGTTGTTGCGGCGAAAGATCCGCCTCAAGGGATCACCGAGATTACTGCTCGCATTCGGAAAATGCTTTCCGATGTAA
- a CDS encoding purple acid phosphatase family protein, whose protein sequence is MNTKMKLVCGAVTVLALGASVYLSLPQETQGRDERQVTPQLAAAKETYRPSAVPERIVLTWKNDVATTQAVTWRTDTSVTKPVAQIALAEQGPWFVNKALQINGTTQELESDLGKSHYHSAEFTDLTPKTLYVYRVGDGVNWSSWIHFRTPSSEPEPFTFIYFGDAQNSLKAHWARVVREAYADAPRAKFMLHAGDLINNAIRDEEWGEWHDAGGWVNGMLPSIAIPGNHEYAKEDIYGNTYPIGRRRLAPHWRPTFEFPDNGPQGLEETVYWLDFQGVRIVCLNTNDKIKEQAVWMDEVLAENPNRWTIVTQHAPIYSASRRRDNPQIRNAWQPIFDKHHVDIVLQGHDHSYGRTGLMVHENAGTGKNVHDPRAGTMYVVSVSGPKMYDRNDFQFARRAEDTQLYQIISIDGDELRYDAKSATGELYDAFTLNKRDGQVNELVERIPNTPERLRPGSLE, encoded by the coding sequence ATGAACACAAAAATGAAACTGGTTTGCGGCGCGGTGACAGTCTTGGCGTTGGGAGCGTCGGTCTATTTGTCTCTTCCCCAGGAAACGCAAGGGCGTGACGAACGGCAGGTGACGCCGCAACTTGCGGCTGCGAAGGAGACCTATCGCCCCAGCGCGGTGCCGGAACGGATTGTGCTGACTTGGAAAAATGATGTGGCTACCACACAAGCGGTCACTTGGCGGACCGATACGTCCGTCACGAAGCCGGTCGCACAAATCGCGCTCGCGGAGCAGGGGCCTTGGTTTGTGAATAAGGCACTTCAAATCAATGGTACGACACAGGAGTTGGAGTCCGACCTGGGCAAGTCGCATTATCACTCGGCCGAATTCACCGACCTGACACCCAAGACGCTTTATGTTTATCGCGTTGGAGACGGGGTGAATTGGAGTTCCTGGATCCATTTTCGCACCCCCAGTTCCGAACCGGAACCTTTTACGTTCATTTATTTCGGCGACGCACAGAACTCGCTGAAGGCGCATTGGGCACGGGTTGTGCGTGAAGCGTACGCCGATGCTCCCCGCGCGAAATTTATGTTGCACGCCGGCGATTTGATTAACAATGCCATTCGCGACGAAGAATGGGGCGAATGGCACGATGCTGGCGGATGGGTCAATGGCATGCTCCCCAGCATCGCCATCCCTGGAAATCACGAATATGCCAAGGAAGATATCTATGGCAACACCTACCCCATCGGCCGTCGCCGCCTCGCGCCGCACTGGCGACCTACATTTGAGTTCCCCGACAACGGTCCGCAAGGACTCGAGGAAACGGTGTATTGGCTCGACTTCCAAGGCGTGCGAATCGTCTGCTTGAACACCAACGACAAGATCAAAGAGCAGGCCGTGTGGATGGACGAAGTGCTGGCTGAGAATCCCAACCGCTGGACGATTGTCACACAACACGCACCGATCTATTCAGCCAGTCGTCGCCGCGACAATCCCCAAATCCGCAATGCTTGGCAGCCGATTTTTGACAAACACCACGTCGATATCGTGCTGCAAGGACATGACCACAGCTACGGCCGCACCGGCTTGATGGTCCACGAAAATGCCGGCACCGGCAAAAACGTGCATGATCCGCGGGCGGGGACGATGTATGTCGTCTCGGTCAGCGGTCCCAAGATGTACGATCGCAACGATTTTCAATTCGCCCGTCGTGCGGAGGATACGCAACTGTACCAAATCATCAGCATCGACGGCGACGAATTACGCTACGATGCCAAATCCGCCACCGGCGAATTGTACGACGCGTTCACGCTGAATAAACGAGACGGTCAAGTGAACGAGCTAGTCGAACGCATCCCCAACACTCCGGAGCGACTCCGACCGGGTTCGTTGGAGTAG
- a CDS encoding type I phosphomannose isomerase catalytic subunit, which translates to MNTLYPFRMQPVFRNYPWGGRRLGSVLGKPIGEGPHFAESWEIVDHGDAQSVVASGALAGKTLSQVVAEYGEQLLGIRHAQAAFPLLYKFLDAQRTLSVQVHPHDAMAAQLTPPDMGKTEAWYVLAAEPGSLVYAGLKPGTDRDTLAQAISQGACEVHMHAIPVTAGDCVFLPAGTVHAIGGGLLIAEIQQASDTTFRLYDWNFIGPNGQPRELHVEQGLAATDFTAGPVPLQTPVPTDRSHVARLVECDKFVWDRWTFDKPVELQTGGGCHIISVIAGELSVEGDPAAQSAGLGQTWLIPASVEAVTLTPRGRVVMLDAYLPD; encoded by the coding sequence ATGAATACACTCTATCCATTTCGGATGCAGCCTGTTTTTCGCAATTATCCCTGGGGGGGGAGGCGTTTGGGCTCCGTGCTGGGCAAGCCGATCGGTGAGGGGCCCCATTTTGCTGAGAGTTGGGAAATTGTCGACCATGGAGACGCCCAAAGTGTCGTCGCCTCCGGAGCTCTGGCGGGCAAAACGTTATCACAAGTTGTTGCTGAATATGGCGAGCAATTACTGGGAATTCGCCATGCGCAAGCGGCATTTCCGCTGCTTTATAAATTTCTGGATGCCCAGCGCACGCTGTCGGTCCAAGTTCATCCCCATGACGCCATGGCGGCCCAACTCACTCCGCCTGATATGGGAAAAACCGAAGCTTGGTACGTCTTAGCGGCCGAGCCGGGCAGTTTGGTCTATGCCGGATTGAAACCGGGAACCGACCGCGACACATTGGCCCAAGCTATTTCCCAAGGAGCCTGCGAGGTCCACATGCATGCGATTCCAGTGACCGCCGGCGATTGCGTGTTTCTACCAGCGGGAACCGTGCACGCCATTGGTGGGGGATTGCTGATCGCTGAAATCCAACAGGCGAGCGACACCACGTTTCGCTTGTATGACTGGAACTTTATTGGCCCCAACGGTCAGCCTCGGGAACTGCACGTCGAGCAGGGACTCGCCGCCACCGACTTCACCGCAGGTCCGGTCCCATTGCAAACACCGGTACCCACGGATCGCTCACACGTTGCGAGGCTTGTGGAATGCGACAAATTTGTGTGGGACCGCTGGACGTTCGACAAGCCGGTAGAATTACAGACCGGCGGCGGCTGTCACATCATTTCGGTGATCGCCGGAGAATTGAGCGTCGAGGGCGATCCCGCAGCCCAATCGGCGGGATTGGGCCAAACGTGGCTGATTCCAGCGAGTGTGGAGGCCGTCACATTAACACCGCGCGGACGTGTGGTGATGTTAGACGCCTATTTGCCGGATTAG
- a CDS encoding ABC transporter permease: protein MSAVVSHRDDTRPATQSGSILRSAGGRLLGDASTIGTIAIWEILGHFRRPAAYVMLLAATLVAGWHFSLLMTLLAQGRVVPLRQADDPLSQFLGPNVFLVFSLMLIVPVVTMGMVADERRRGIWEMLLTSPVQPWQVLTGKFAAAWVAVVVNVLPWICCLLALRYWPGIGLEFDRGYVIGGVIGIATISLSLCAVGMVCTTLCKAPFAASVATVSAMIGLLLLSIVPRAMLHWHIGEAWMSVAERFACWEHLARFSTGAIDPSVICGHVSFAVLLLWIACQATRGHD from the coding sequence ATGTCCGCAGTTGTTTCTCATCGCGACGATACGCGACCTGCCACACAATCCGGGAGCATTCTCCGTTCGGCCGGCGGGCGGTTGCTGGGGGATGCGTCGACCATTGGCACCATTGCCATCTGGGAAATTCTCGGTCATTTTCGCCGCCCGGCTGCCTATGTGATGTTGTTGGCGGCGACTTTGGTCGCAGGCTGGCACTTCTCGTTGTTGATGACCCTGCTTGCGCAAGGGCGCGTTGTGCCGCTGCGTCAGGCGGATGACCCGTTGTCGCAGTTTTTGGGCCCGAATGTCTTTTTGGTCTTCTCGCTGATGCTGATTGTTCCCGTGGTGACGATGGGCATGGTCGCGGACGAACGGCGGCGCGGGATTTGGGAAATGCTATTAACGAGTCCTGTCCAACCGTGGCAGGTCCTCACTGGGAAATTCGCGGCGGCTTGGGTTGCGGTGGTCGTTAATGTGCTGCCTTGGATTTGTTGTTTGCTGGCACTGCGTTACTGGCCCGGGATCGGTTTGGAATTCGATCGCGGCTATGTGATCGGCGGCGTGATCGGCATCGCTACGATTTCGCTATCGCTTTGCGCGGTCGGCATGGTTTGCACCACCCTTTGCAAGGCCCCTTTTGCTGCTAGTGTGGCGACTGTTTCAGCCATGATTGGACTGTTGCTGTTGAGTATCGTGCCGCGGGCCATGTTGCATTGGCACATCGGTGAAGCATGGATGTCCGTCGCGGAACGTTTTGCCTGTTGGGAACATTTGGCGCGTTTCAGCACCGGAGCAATTGACCCCAGTGTGATTTGCGGCCACGTCAGCTTCGCTGTGTTGCTGCTGTGGATCGCCTGTCAGGCAACACGGGGCCACGATTGA
- a CDS encoding Gldg family protein produces MKFLSQYWRRERRGIASGVCVVAALLAANWGVAAVAPQAWDVTEQRRLTLSPQTQDVLAELQGTVTVTLFAESEVRTARERTFDDSAAMLSDLLKRYKQHARKFDIERVTANDSVAGQRLKQRFPDITAPCVVITYQLPGEEPRHEVLQHEDLAEFHGAPAGRVAGVDFFAEQTVTAALARLAEGQLQVKVCCLTGHGEASLVVEGPDSTRSLSELADYLRMGGVQMELLDLSQATHVPADADVVLLAGPQAEYAASDAAKLETYFKHGGSGLLLLDLVQNHRDGAVVPTGLDRLLRKWGVLLGNDFVVTTTVDNQLSTVVRALPADGDHPLARSMPRASLDFRQARSVRLLPVTAAPTAVCTPLLLSPDGPHCWAETDVVSRNVPQWNEGRDLPGPVSLAVAVERTDRTTPAPMLVVVGDAEFATNRGMTGPRQYAAGTFVLRSLHWLAGTKRAMQDIPVRRSRPYQLTGTVQAQRGLVWKTMLFLAALVSTAGATVWTMRRHG; encoded by the coding sequence ATGAAATTCTTAAGCCAATACTGGCGGCGGGAACGACGCGGCATTGCGAGCGGCGTGTGCGTGGTGGCGGCGTTGTTGGCCGCCAATTGGGGTGTCGCTGCCGTTGCGCCGCAGGCGTGGGATGTTACCGAACAGAGGCGGCTCACGCTGTCACCGCAAACGCAAGACGTACTGGCCGAACTTCAAGGAACAGTCACCGTGACGTTGTTTGCCGAAAGCGAGGTTCGTACGGCGCGCGAACGGACCTTTGATGACTCAGCGGCGATGCTCTCGGACTTGTTAAAACGCTACAAACAACATGCCCGCAAGTTCGATATTGAGCGCGTCACCGCCAACGATTCGGTGGCCGGCCAACGCTTGAAACAACGCTTTCCTGATATCACCGCACCTTGCGTGGTGATCACGTATCAACTGCCGGGCGAAGAGCCGCGGCATGAGGTCTTGCAGCACGAAGACTTGGCGGAGTTCCACGGAGCCCCGGCGGGACGAGTCGCGGGAGTCGATTTCTTTGCCGAGCAAACGGTCACTGCTGCTTTAGCCCGATTGGCGGAGGGACAACTGCAGGTGAAAGTGTGTTGCCTCACCGGGCATGGAGAAGCGTCATTGGTCGTCGAAGGTCCCGATAGCACGCGCTCGCTCAGCGAACTGGCCGACTACCTACGGATGGGAGGCGTCCAGATGGAGCTGCTCGACTTGAGTCAAGCCACGCATGTTCCAGCCGATGCCGATGTTGTCTTGCTCGCCGGACCGCAGGCTGAATACGCTGCCTCGGACGCAGCCAAGTTGGAGACGTATTTCAAACATGGCGGGAGCGGGTTGTTGCTCTTGGATCTTGTGCAAAATCATCGTGACGGTGCGGTGGTTCCCACAGGACTGGACCGTTTGTTGCGCAAGTGGGGTGTGTTATTAGGAAACGATTTTGTGGTCACGACCACGGTCGATAACCAGTTGTCGACAGTGGTACGGGCCTTGCCGGCGGACGGGGATCATCCGTTAGCACGTTCCATGCCGCGTGCATCGTTGGACTTTAGACAAGCGCGGAGCGTGCGGCTATTGCCTGTCACAGCTGCGCCAACTGCAGTCTGTACGCCGCTGCTGCTTTCGCCGGATGGTCCGCATTGTTGGGCGGAAACCGATGTCGTCTCCAGAAACGTGCCGCAGTGGAATGAAGGCCGCGACTTACCCGGTCCTGTCTCATTAGCGGTCGCGGTCGAACGGACCGATCGCACCACGCCGGCGCCGATGTTGGTTGTCGTGGGGGACGCCGAGTTCGCGACCAATCGCGGAATGACCGGGCCGCGTCAGTATGCCGCGGGAACATTCGTGCTGCGGAGTCTGCATTGGCTCGCAGGGACAAAACGAGCGATGCAGGATATTCCGGTACGCCGTAGTCGTCCCTATCAACTCACTGGCACAGTCCAAGCGCAACGGGGACTGGTTTGGAAAACGATGCTCTTCCTGGCGGCATTGGTCAGCACGGCAGGCGCCACTGTGTGGACGATGCGCCGTCACGGGTGA
- a CDS encoding Gfo/Idh/MocA family protein, whose amino-acid sequence MPQSTPRKILIVGGGSIGERHLRCFRDIDNDAEIGLCDVREEIRNQLAERYGLAKTFADLDEATQQQWDAAVICTPAHLHVAHAVALAEHADALMIEKPLSTSLEDIPRLRAAWSGRVVNIAYVLRVNPLVQAAKQILDSGELGDLLEVVAASGQHFPTFRPAYREIYYTRHETGGGAIQDAATHQFNMVQYLAGDFDWVFCDSGHQALEGVEVEDTVHLTGRTGGGRTMVNTSLNQFMAPNETVVRLNCRGGSVKLLFHEQNIGTLRHGDEDWTWNPPAKLERDDLFREQARRFLAAADDQEPVRCTLDEAEHTLKVNLAALKSAGRERVEIQ is encoded by the coding sequence ATGCCCCAGTCCACACCCAGAAAAATCCTTATCGTCGGCGGCGGTTCTATTGGAGAACGGCATCTGCGCTGTTTCCGCGATATTGATAATGACGCAGAAATCGGACTGTGCGATGTCCGCGAAGAAATCCGCAACCAATTGGCCGAACGGTATGGCTTGGCGAAAACGTTCGCCGACCTGGACGAAGCGACTCAACAGCAGTGGGATGCCGCTGTGATTTGTACGCCGGCGCATTTACATGTCGCGCATGCGGTCGCGTTGGCAGAGCATGCAGACGCACTCATGATTGAAAAGCCGTTGTCCACCTCGCTGGAGGACATTCCCCGTCTCCGTGCTGCCTGGTCGGGACGCGTGGTGAATATTGCTTATGTGCTGCGGGTTAATCCCTTGGTGCAGGCGGCAAAACAGATTTTAGATTCCGGCGAATTGGGAGACCTGCTGGAAGTCGTTGCCGCTTCCGGCCAACATTTCCCCACGTTTCGACCGGCGTATCGCGAGATTTATTATACGCGGCACGAAACGGGAGGCGGTGCGATACAAGACGCGGCCACACACCAATTCAACATGGTGCAGTATCTCGCCGGTGATTTTGATTGGGTGTTCTGCGACTCCGGACATCAGGCGCTCGAAGGGGTTGAGGTCGAAGACACGGTGCACCTCACCGGACGAACTGGCGGCGGTCGCACGATGGTCAATACGTCGCTCAATCAGTTTATGGCCCCCAACGAAACCGTCGTGCGTCTCAATTGTCGCGGCGGGAGCGTGAAGTTGCTCTTCCACGAACAAAACATCGGCACGCTGCGGCATGGCGACGAGGATTGGACTTGGAATCCCCCAGCGAAACTGGAACGCGACGACCTATTCCGCGAACAAGCCCGCCGCTTCCTCGCCGCCGCAGACGACCAAGAACCAGTCCGCTGCACGCTCGACGAAGCGGAGCACACGTTGAAGGTGAATCTAGCGGCGCTGAAATCTGCTGGGCGCGAGCGGGTGGAGATTCAATAA
- a CDS encoding ABC transporter ATP-binding protein, giving the protein MSIVVRNLVKTFGETRAVDGIDFEIPGPGIVGLIGPNGAGKTTTLRMLTTFLKPTRGSVCITGFDTVDRAQEVRRQMGYLPESTAIYPDARVGEFLSFRAKLKNVPRRSRVGELDRCLHACGIVNLRHRIIGRLSHGQRRRVALADALLSDPTVLILDEPTAGLDPLQVRQFRGLVAELATEHTVLLSTHILAEAQAICGRVLVMSQGHLVDDVDLGTGTEFHHFRLEVSGTAAVIHASLLTIDGVLAVEQSASGDHWQRFELRCGNEHDVRPRVAEICVEQGWPIRELTNSLPELETRFVRAVFSEPRKAA; this is encoded by the coding sequence ATGTCGATTGTTGTCCGCAACCTCGTCAAAACCTTTGGGGAAACGCGAGCGGTCGACGGAATTGATTTTGAGATACCCGGGCCGGGGATCGTCGGTCTGATTGGTCCCAATGGAGCGGGGAAAACCACGACATTGCGGATGTTGACTACATTTCTCAAGCCGACCCGTGGATCGGTCTGTATAACGGGTTTCGATACGGTCGACCGCGCACAGGAGGTCCGTCGGCAGATGGGGTATCTTCCCGAATCGACCGCGATTTACCCGGATGCACGCGTCGGAGAGTTTTTGTCATTCCGTGCGAAATTGAAAAACGTGCCGCGTCGCTCGCGCGTCGGCGAGCTCGATCGCTGTTTGCACGCCTGTGGAATCGTCAACTTACGGCATCGGATCATTGGGCGACTGTCGCACGGTCAGCGGCGGCGCGTGGCGCTGGCCGATGCATTGTTGAGCGATCCGACTGTGTTGATCCTTGATGAACCGACCGCCGGATTGGATCCGTTACAAGTCCGGCAATTTCGAGGTCTCGTTGCTGAGTTAGCCACCGAGCACACGGTGCTCCTCTCGACACATATCTTAGCCGAAGCCCAAGCCATTTGTGGTCGGGTGTTGGTCATGTCGCAAGGCCACCTTGTGGATGACGTCGATTTAGGAACCGGTACCGAATTTCACCATTTCCGCTTGGAAGTCTCCGGGACAGCCGCGGTGATTCACGCGTCCTTATTGACCATTGACGGTGTTCTCGCTGTCGAGCAATCCGCATCTGGCGATCATTGGCAACGTTTTGAACTGCGTTGCGGCAATGAGCATGACGTGCGTCCGCGGGTGGCGGAGATTTGTGTAGAGCAGGGTTGGCCGATCCGTGAACTCACCAATTCGCTCCCTGAGCTTGAGACGCGATTCGTAAGGGCCGTGTTTTCTGAACCCAGAAAGGCGGCCTGA